DNA from Helicobacter pylori:
TAATGCCTTTTTTGATTTCTTCAACGCTTAATTCCTCACCGCCTAAATACTTTTCCATTAAGGCTTCATCTTGCTCAGCTACGGCTTCCACAAGCTTTTCTTGGTATTCTTTAGCCTTTTCTAACAAATCGCTAGGGATTTCTTCCACATCGTATTTGGCTCCCATGGTTTCATTATTCCAAACAATCGCTTTCATTTGGACTAAATCAATCACGCCAATGAAAGTGTCTTCAGCCCCAATAGGGATATTAATAGGCACAGGATTAGCTTTCAAGCGTTGCTTGATCTGGTTTTCCACATTATAGAAATTCGCCCCAATCCTATCCATTTTATTGACAAAAACAATCCTAGGTACGCCGTATTTGTTCGCTTGACGCCACACGGTCTCACTTTGAGGTTGCACGCCCCCAACCGAGCAAAACACCGAAACCGCGCCATCTAGCACGCGCATGGATCGCTCCACTTCAATAGTGAAATCCACATGCCCTGGAGTGTCAATCAAATTGATTTGGTGATCCTTCCAAAAGCAAGTCGTTGCCGCAGAAGTGATAGTGATCCCTCTTTCTTTTTCTTGCTCCATCCAGTCCATTGTCGCCGCGCCGTCATGCACTTCGCCAATCTTATGGCTCACGCCTGTATAGAATAAAATCCTTTCAGAAGTGGTGGTTTTCCCGGCATCAATGTGAGCGGCGATACCGATATTTCTGATCCTGTTTAATGGGGTTTTTCTAGCCATTCTAACTCCAATTACCAGCGATAGTGCGCGAACGCTTTATTCGCCTCTGCCATTTTATGCACATCTTCTTTTTTCTTAAAAGCCGCACCCTTATCGTTAGCCGCATCCATAAGCTCGTTAGCCAATCTATCCACCATCATCCTTTCATTGCGTTTTCTAGTGGCTTCTAAAATCCAACGGATGGATAGCGACTGCTGGCGGCTCGCCCTCACTTCTACCGGCACTTGATAGGTAGCCCCACCCACTCTTCTGCTGCGCACTTCCACTAAAGGACGCACCCTTTCTAGGGCTTTTTCAAACACTTCAATGCCTTTTTCACCGCTTTTTTCTTCAATCTTATTGAAAGCTTTGTAGATGATTTTTTCCGCTACGCTTTTCTTGCCATCGAACATCATTTTATTGATAAACTTGGTAACCACTTTGTTCCCATAAACAGGATCGCCCAAAACCTCCCTAACGGGTGCTTTTCTTCTTCTCATGTTTTTATTTTCCTCTTATTTTTTCTTGTTGTCTGTTGCTTTCTTGTCGGTCGCTTTAGCTTTTTTAGTCCCATATTTAGAGCGTGAAACCGTTCTTTTATTGACCCCTGCAGTGTCTAAAGCGCCACGAACGATGTGGTATTTCACACCGGGTAAATCCTTAACCCTACCCCCACGCACTAACACAATAGAGTGTTCTTGCAAGTTATGCCCTTCACCAGGGATATAACTGATCACTTCAAATTTACTGGTCAAACGAACTTTGGCGACCTTTCTTAAAGCCGAGTTAGGCTTTTTAGGGGTAGTCGTATAAACCCTAGTACAAACCCCTCTCCTTTGAGGGCATTCCACTAATGCAGGTGATTTGGTTTTTTTAACCACCTTTTTCCTTTCTTTTCTAATCAACTGATTGATAGTAGGCACTATTTTTCCTTATTCTAAAAATTTAAAACTAAAAGTTCCCCCATTTTACCCTAATTTTTCTTTTAAAAATCTTAACCGATTTTTTATATCAAAATTTAGAGTTATCCTCAAGCGCTCTTAACACGATTTTTTTATTCTTATACATGCCTGTTCCCACAGGGATCATCCTCCCCAACACCACATTCTCTTTCAAATCTTCTAAAAAGTCTTTTTTCATCGCAATACTGGCTTCTGTTAAAACTTTAGTCGTTTCTTGGAAAGAGGCCGCTGAAATGATGCTATCGCTCCCAATAGCCGCTCTGGTGATCCCTAAAAGCACCGGTTCAGCAATCGCTGGCTCGCCTTTTAAAGCGATCACACGAGCGTTTTCTTCTTTGAAGAGTTTTTTACTGACTAAATCCCCTTCAATAAACTTGCTATCCCCACTGTCTAAGATGCGCACTTGCCTTAACATTTGAGACACAATGATTTCAATGTGTTTGTCCGCAATGCTTACCCCCTGCCTGCGATACACTTGTTGGACCTCGCTCACAATGTATTTATAAAGCTCTTTTTCGCCGCTGATCCTTAAAATATCATGGCTTGAAATTACTCCATCCGTCATCGCCTCTCCCGCATGCACAAATTCATCGGCATGCACTAAAATTTGCTTGCCCTTATCCACAAAATAATCTGTGAGACGACCATCTTTGGAAGTTACGATGATATGTTCTTTATTGCGGATAGATTTACCAAAACTCACAATCCCATCAACCTCAGAAAGGATCGCCACATCTTTAGGTTTAGGCTTTCTCGCTTCAAAGAGTTCAGAAACCCTTGGGAGACCTCCGGTAATATCCCTGGATTTAACGGTCGCTTTAGGGATTTTCGCTAACACTTCAGCCTGCTCCACGCTAGAGCCATCGCTAATAGCGATAGAAGTTTTTGGCTCTAGGAAATAACGCGCTTCTTCGCCATTAGCCCCCTCTAAAAACAAGCTTGGTTTGTACCCGCTTGGGATGTAATCATTCACCACTAGGCTTGTGATACCGGTATTTTCGTCTTCTTTCTCAGCGACCGTAACCCCTGCGATAATATCCACAAAACTCACCTTACCCTTAAAGTCCGCAATGATAGGGGTGTTGTAAGGATCCCATGTGGCGATCGTTTTGAAAGTGTTAGTCGTGGGTTTAGAAATAAGGCTATTAGCGCTCACTTCACTATTATCATCAATCAAGATCTCAGAACCCCTAGCGATATAATGGCGAGCGGCTTCCCTGCCATTATCATCAGCTACCACCGCAAACAAGCCTTTTTCGCTCACAATATCGCCCTTTTTGATCCCATGGGTGCGCTCTAAATGGTTAGCCTCTAAAACATAGTATTTGATCACGCCTTTTTCTTTGGCATACACATCTTGCGCAATAGGGTCATTATCTTTAACCAGCAATTCGCTCGCATAAGGGATGCGATTAGGCACATTCCAGCCCTCTTGGATAATATCAGCGATACTTCCCCCTTTATGCACCTTATGCCCGTTAGCGTAAGGCAAATACACTTTCCCCTCAATCTTACCGCCAACGCCGGCTAATTCACTTGGCTTGACAATATCGCTTCTTCTTAAAACGAATTTAGCTTCTTGATCGCCATTTTTCACGCTCACAACGATTTCTTCATAGACCGTTTCAATGCGTAATTCCCCATCAAAAGGCACTTTAATCTTAGGCTCTACCACTAAAATAGAAGCGTTACGGCGGTTGGCGATAATGTTTTTACCCTCTTTATTCGTGTAAGTCCTAAGGTTGTAGAAGCGCACAAAACCTTCTTCGCTCGCCACGATTTCGCGCTCATCCTGACTCCTGCTCGCTGTCCCGCCCACATGGAAAGTCCTTAAAGTGAGCTGCGTTCCAGGCTCTCCGATAGATTGCGCGGCTACCACGCCTACCGCTTCACCTGGATAGCTCATCTTGCCTTCGCCTAAATTCAAGCCATAGCATTTTGCGCACACGCCCTTTGGCGCTTTACAAGTTACTGGGGTGCGGATCGTAATGGATTTAATCCCGGCTTCAACCACCTTTTTAGCGCCCTCTTCATCAATCAAAGTGTCCGCATAAAGCAAGATTTCATTGGTAATGGGATCGATCACATCTTCTAATAAAACGCGCCCAAAAATACGCTCTTCTAAAGGCTCAATCAGCTCACTCCCCACCGCAATATCCGTGATTTCAATCCCTTCATGCGTGCCGCAATCATCAGACACCACCTTGACATTTTGCGAAACGTCAATGAGTTTTCTTGTCAAATACCCCGCATTGGCGGTTTTTAGCGCCGTATCCGCTAAGCCCTTTCTAGCGCCATGCGTGGAGTTAAAGTATTCTAAGACATTCAACCCCTCTTTAAAGTTAGAAATAATGGGCGTTTCAATGATACTGCCATCCGGCTTTGTCATAAGCCCCCTCATCGCTGAAAGCTGACGGATTTGCGCCGCGCTCCCCCTTGCACCGCTATCCGCCATCATATAAATAGAGTTAAAGCCCTCTTTATCTTTTGCGATAGCGCTCATCATTTCTTTACTCATTCTGTCATTGACTTCAGTCCAAGTGTCAATGATTTTATTGTAACGC
Protein-coding regions in this window:
- the rpsG gene encoding 30S ribosomal protein S7; its protein translation is MRRRKAPVREVLGDPVYGNKVVTKFINKMMFDGKKSVAEKIIYKAFNKIEEKSGEKGIEVFEKALERVRPLVEVRSRRVGGATYQVPVEVRASRQQSLSIRWILEATRKRNERMMVDRLANELMDAANDKGAAFKKKEDVHKMAEANKAFAHYRW
- the rpsL gene encoding 30S ribosomal protein S12, translating into MPTINQLIRKERKKVVKKTKSPALVECPQRRGVCTRVYTTTPKKPNSALRKVAKVRLTSKFEVISYIPGEGHNLQEHSIVLVRGGRVKDLPGVKYHIVRGALDTAGVNKRTVSRSKYGTKKAKATDKKATDNKKK